CCATTGAATCGGTTGCCCGTTACGCGCTTGAGCAGTTTGATGCTGTAGATGCCGCTTCAGGACAATTGGAAGTGGAGATGGAAGAGGTTGGCCTCTCGGAAGACCAGAAGTTCATGATTCGCCATTCCGTTCACAGCTATTACGGCAGTACGGAATTGCTGGATGTCCAGGGAAAGCCGGTATGGATTGTCAACGAGGGTGAATATCGGATGATCAATACGTTGGATTTGACCGTAGACCAGTTATTCTTCGAAATGAAAATGAACCCTTGGACGGTTCGTAATGTACTGGATTTGTTCGTCGGACGCTATAGCTACAAAGACGAGGTACAAGAATACGGTAACCCGAAGAAATACGAAGGCGGTATCAGCTTTACGCATGATATGGGTGTTGCTAACGTCTTTTCCAGACCGCAATATTCGGCCTACGAGATTTCGGAAATTGAGGATTGCTTCTCGTATATGACGCAGGAGCAGCTTACGAACTGGCTGCTGTGCGCGCTTGTCTATGCGGGGAAGACACAAGACCGCTCATGGCTTGCGGATAAAATGGCGATCATCAAGAGCTGCTTCTCCAGCATGCTGAACCGGGATCATCATAACGCCGGCCAAAGAGACGGGATGATGGATTTGGAGAGCAGCAGGACAAACGGCGGCGCGGAAATTACGACCTATGACAGCCTGGATGTCTCGCTTGGACAATCCCGTCGGAATATCTATATCGCAAGCAAGTGCTGGGCGGTCTATGTGATGCTTGCGGATTTGTTTGAGCGCGAAGGAGAGACAGAGCTTGCCGGCCAAGCGGCAGAGCAGGCTGCCCGCTGTGCGTCAACCGTGACTTCCGGAGTGGAGGAAGACGGTACGATTCCCGCTATATTGGATGGGGAGAGCGTATCCCGCATCATTCCTGCCATTGAAGGTCTCGTATATCCGTACGCAGCAGGTTTGTTAGAGGTGTACGGCAAGGACAGCCCGCATGCGGGTTATTTAAGCGCCTTGAAGAAGCATTTGGAGAACATCCTTGTACCCGGCGTATGCCTTTTCGCGGACGGCGGATGGCAGTTATCGTCGACAAGCATTAACTCCTGGTCCAGCAAAATCTATTTGAATCAGTATGTCGCTAGAGAGGTGCTGGGAGTCATTCAGCCAGAGCAACATAGAGCAGCCGATTACGCCCATGCCTCTTGGCTCAAGGATCCTCAAAATGCCTATTGGGCATGGAGCGACCAGACTCATGCAGGAGTGGTAAAAGGAAGCCGGTATTATCCGCGCGGCGTAACCTCGATACTATGGCTGGAAGAACGACGCGGTTAACAAGAAAAGAATAGTTGGACGAGAAAAGACACCTTCCTTTATCAAGTGAGGTGTCTTTTCTGTTCGCAGCCTGCGGCCAGGTAAGAGGATGGGATTAATGTAGTGCGAAAGAAAGCTGATTCGTATGCATTTATACAAGACGCTCAGGCTAGGTTCCGACTTTCCCCGGCATTCCTTCCTACCCTGATCATTCTCTTCTCTCACTCCCTTTCTAAGCCGTATCATATACACTCTTACACGAAAGGAAAATATCCAATAAAAGGAGTGGGAAAGGAATAATCGCATCATTTTGCAACCGCTTACAATTAAAGTTGCACGGCAATGATCAGGAAGGGGGAGGAACGCGTGGAAAGACGTAAGAAGAGAAAATTATTCATTATGCTTATCGTAACAGCGGCACTATTCGTTCAATGTTTAGGAAGCGTTTCCAACAAAGCAATGGCGCAAGGAAACGGGGAAATCGTGCATAACGGCGATTTCTCGCAGGGACTTTCGGATTGGTGGCTGGATACGGGAAAGACGTCGTTCGAGACGGCAGACGGATGGGCTACCTTTACGCCATTGATAAATGACGATATGTGGGAGCAATCGTTAGGACAAACCACAGGCGCTCTTTCCAAGGACGTGGAATATACGTTTTCCTTTGATGCAAAAGCCCAGGTGGAGCGGGGAATCGAAGTATGGCTGCGGGCGGCAGGAAGCGACGGCAATACGGTTGTTCTATCGCAGCAGACACTGACGCTTGGACAGGAGAAACACTACTCCGTAACCTTTACGCCTGCTGAGGATTTAGAGAGCGCTACGCTGCAAATTCCGTTCGGCGGCGATATGACGGCGTTTTCGTTAAAGCAAATCTCCATCCGTTCAACCACCGTTGGGGGAGAAGATCCCGGAGAGGGGGAAGGCGGCGCTACTCCATTGCCACCGGTTAATACCATGCTGCTTAATCCTGGCCTCGAGGACGGCATAAATAATTGGCAGGCATGGGGGGAAGGCTTCACGGCTGCTAGCGATATGTCGCATACGGGCAGCGCCAGTCTTAAAGTGCTGCTGAACAATGGGGGCCGTCAAGTAGTTGCCCTCCAGCCAGGGAAGTCCTACAAGCTTGGCGTATGGGGCAAAACAGCAGGTACGGGGACAGGTACGCAAACGGCAACGGTCATGATCAATTACAAGAAACCGGAGGATGATTCTTCCCACACTTACGGTTCCTTCCAGTTTGGTCCCGACAACTCGGAGTTCACCTATAAGGAGATAACGTTTGAAACACCGGATGACATGGCCCAAGAATGGGGTACGCAGTTCGTATCCATCTGGAGCGAAGGCGCCGACCAGGTCTACCTGGATGATTTCACCTTAAGCGAGGTTTCGGATGGGGATTCGGGAGAACAACCCCAAACACCCGGTGGTCCGCAATCCTTAACCGGGCTTAAAGTGGATGATACGGCTATTCCTGATTTTGATCCCGCTGCTCACACTTACTATTACGATCTTGCAGTCGGAACCACGGCCGTACCGGCAGTCACGGCAACGGCGCAAGAAAGCAATCAGGTAACGATTGAACAAGCGCAAGGCTTGCCTGGACAAGCGGTTATTACCGTATCCGATAGCGAAGGAACGAACCGCTATATCGTACACTTTAGGCTCGTTCAGCCTGCAGCGATTAACGAGAACTTTGAGACGACGGAGATCGGCGGACTTCCCGCAGGCTGGACCAAGAACGGCAGCAATCCTGACGAAGGCACCTATGAGGTCGTCTCGCAGGATGGAGGCAAGCAGCTGAAGGTGAAGCATGATTTGCAAAATTCCCCAAACGGTCTTACGAAATCGTTTGACCCGCAGACGGGAAACTTCACTTTTGAATACCGCATGAAAAATACGGATCAAGGAGCCGTATCGATCGTCCGTCTGTGGGACAGCGCATCCGGTCAGGATGCCTTGTCGCTTGTTGAGGCTTGGGGTCTGCGCTTCAATATGGTCGGCGAAAACTTTGACAGTACGGAAGCTCCGGGGCACCGGATCGTGGATGGCGATTTCAATACGAGCGAATGGCGCAATTATAAACTGATCGTTCACGTTCCTACGCATACCTATGATATTTACTTAAACGGCGAACTGAAGCAGCAGAACATTCCGTTCCTCGGAGACGTGGACAAGATCGACCGTATGTCTATCGGACATATTTTCTGGTCCACGGCTACAACGACCTCGATCGACGACGTACGGTTACAGCCGCTTCCATTCGTGAACAATCATGTCCGGAATGGCGATTTCAAGAGCGGTTTAGAACATTGGTCCGTATCGGGAAGCGGCGCTGAACTGTCTAATGATCACGGGCGCGGTAGAATCGATATCGAAGCGGGCAAAGGACCGGCTGTTGTGAAGC
This region of Paenibacillus sp. JDR-2 genomic DNA includes:
- a CDS encoding glycoside hydrolase family 52 protein; amino-acid sequence: MKSNHESIFFNAQHSPIGAFASFTLGYPGANGGLGLELGKPADQNIYIGCTGREGSNYELLPFYAGSDNERQRYVQEEGESEAEPAALRSFPLDAVTREYKAASDKWRAGDLSFRILTQIQAVPDPDQATEEELKAALVPAVWAELTLDNTSGTEARTLFFGYQGNDPYSNMRRLDDTMPSGYCGIGQGLRTAIATEHAGTYSSLGFDMESILKPRSKAHHTFGLGSCGALLTEVPVGEKVTVRYAICFYQAGIVTSGLSGSYYYTRLFESIESVARYALEQFDAVDAASGQLEVEMEEVGLSEDQKFMIRHSVHSYYGSTELLDVQGKPVWIVNEGEYRMINTLDLTVDQLFFEMKMNPWTVRNVLDLFVGRYSYKDEVQEYGNPKKYEGGISFTHDMGVANVFSRPQYSAYEISEIEDCFSYMTQEQLTNWLLCALVYAGKTQDRSWLADKMAIIKSCFSSMLNRDHHNAGQRDGMMDLESSRTNGGAEITTYDSLDVSLGQSRRNIYIASKCWAVYVMLADLFEREGETELAGQAAEQAARCASTVTSGVEEDGTIPAILDGESVSRIIPAIEGLVYPYAAGLLEVYGKDSPHAGYLSALKKHLENILVPGVCLFADGGWQLSSTSINSWSSKIYLNQYVAREVLGVIQPEQHRAADYAHASWLKDPQNAYWAWSDQTHAGVVKGSRYYPRGVTSILWLEERRG
- a CDS encoding carbohydrate binding domain-containing protein, giving the protein MERRKKRKLFIMLIVTAALFVQCLGSVSNKAMAQGNGEIVHNGDFSQGLSDWWLDTGKTSFETADGWATFTPLINDDMWEQSLGQTTGALSKDVEYTFSFDAKAQVERGIEVWLRAAGSDGNTVVLSQQTLTLGQEKHYSVTFTPAEDLESATLQIPFGGDMTAFSLKQISIRSTTVGGEDPGEGEGGATPLPPVNTMLLNPGLEDGINNWQAWGEGFTAASDMSHTGSASLKVLLNNGGRQVVALQPGKSYKLGVWGKTAGTGTGTQTATVMINYKKPEDDSSHTYGSFQFGPDNSEFTYKEITFETPDDMAQEWGTQFVSIWSEGADQVYLDDFTLSEVSDGDSGEQPQTPGGPQSLTGLKVDDTAIPDFDPAAHTYYYDLAVGTTAVPAVTATAQESNQVTIEQAQGLPGQAVITVSDSEGTNRYIVHFRLVQPAAINENFETTEIGGLPAGWTKNGSNPDEGTYEVVSQDGGKQLKVKHDLQNSPNGLTKSFDPQTGNFTFEYRMKNTDQGAVSIVRLWDSASGQDALSLVEAWGLRFNMVGENFDSTEAPGHRIVDGDFNTSEWRNYKLIVHVPTHTYDIYLNGELKQQNIPFLGDVDKIDRMSIGHIFWSTATTTSIDDVRLQPLPFVNNHVRNGDFKSGLEHWSVSGSGAELSNDHGRGRIDIEAGKGPAVVKLDGADAAPGQSYTLRFSMRGSKPADVNVKISGNEGEDLIKSAAIETTEAPGQYEVTFTPGADAAAPQMTSITWTINGDSSANWTGYLDHVQLLTSDAVVPLPEPSESVAVDWIKVTDGETELPYSGVSFKDVSVQFVNESFTSIETTYVIELREASGGVVDRSTVQSEASVSESSVIHAGFIVPGNAVGYRIYAYAINPKQSSAYSPVIAADVS